In Pongo abelii isolate AG06213 chromosome X, NHGRI_mPonAbe1-v2.0_pri, whole genome shotgun sequence, one DNA window encodes the following:
- the MAGEA1 gene encoding melanoma-associated antigen 1 translates to MSLEQRSLHCKPEEALEAQQEALGLVCVQAAASSSSPLVLGTLEEVPTAGSTDPPQSPQGASAFPTTINFTHQRQPNEGSSNHEEEGPSTSRILESLFRAVLTKKVADLVHFLLLKYRAKEPVTKAEMLESVIKNYKRCFPVIFGKASESLQLVFGIDVKDADPTGHSYVLVTCLGLSYDGLLGDNLIMPKTGFLIIVLVMIVMKGGRATEEEIWEELSVMEVYDGREHSAYGEPRKLLTQDLVQEKYLEYRQVPDSDPARYEFLWGPRALAETSYVKVLEYVIKVSARVRFFFPSPREAALRREGAALREEEEGV, encoded by the coding sequence ATGTCTCTTGAGCAGAGGAGTCTGCACTGCAAGCCTGAGGAAGCCCTTGAGGCCCAACAAGAGGCCCTGGGCCTGGTGTGTGTGCAGgctgctgcctcctcctcctctcctctggtCCTGGGCACTCTGGAGGAGGTGCCTACTGCTGGGTCAACAGATCCTCCCCAGAGTCCTCAGGGAGCCTCCGCCTTTCCCACTACCATCAACTTCACTCACCAGAGGCAACCCAATGAGGGTTCCAGCAACCATGAAGAGGAGGGGCCAAGCACCTCGCGTATCCTGGAGTCCTTGTTCCGAGCAGTACTCACTAAGAAGGTGGCTGATTTGGTTCATTTTCTGCTCCTCAAATATCGAGCCAAGGAGCCGGTCACAAAGGCAGAAATGCTGGAGAGTGTCATCAAAAATTACAAGCGCTGTTTTCCTGTGATCTTCGGCAAAGCCTCTGAGTCCTTGCAGCTGGTCTTTGGCATTGACGTGAAGGACGCAGACCCCACCGGCCACTCCTATGTCCTTGTCACCTGCCTGGGGCTCTCCTATGATGGCCTGCTGGGTGATAATCTGATCATGCCCAAGACAGGCTTCCTGATAATTGTCCTGGTCATGATTGTAATGAAGGGCGGCCGTGCTACTGAGGAGGAAATCTGGGAGGAGCTGAGTGTGATGGAGGTATATGATGGGAGGGAGCACAGTGCCTATGGGGAGCCCAGGAAGCTGCTCACCCAAGATTTGGTGCAGGAAAAGTACCTGGAGTACCGGCAGGTGCCGGACAGTGATCCCGCACGCTATGAGTTCCTGTGGGGTCCAAGGGCCCTCGCTGAAACCAGCTATGTGAAAGTCCTTGAGTATGTGATCAAGGTCAGTGCAAGAGTTCGCTTTTTCTTCCCATCCCCGCGTGAAGCAGCTTTGAGACGGGAGGGAGCAGCtttgagagaggaggaagagggagtctGA